From the genome of Hypomesus transpacificus isolate Combined female unplaced genomic scaffold, fHypTra1 scaffold_290, whole genome shotgun sequence, one region includes:
- the LOC124463517 gene encoding protein Bouncer-like, protein MESQGKQSVPSAQPLSPFILIQCVLLASLFFMPGMARNRLLCNFSALQFKDKAFLNVTTECLPHQSCYTSRGRRGSEHMVSAQGCIASTRCGTFLPVSYRGLTYNASYTCCCRERCNQPPSPDTQLRRLLGLTKDPTPNSLDACPTPATL, encoded by the exons ATGGAGTCCCAGGGAAAACAAAG TGTGCCCTCtgcccagcccctctccccgtTCATCCTCATACAGTGTGTCCTGCTGGCGTCCCTGTTCTTCATGCCAGGCATGGCCAGGAACAGGCTGCTGTGTAACTTTAGCGCCCTCCAGTTTAAAGACAAAGCCTTTCTTAACGTCACCACCGAGTGTCTACCGCACCAGAGCTGTtacaccagcagggggcgccgtGGGTCAGAGCACATGGTGTCTGCCCAGGGTTGCATCGCCTCGACGCGCTGCGGAACCTTCCTGCCCGTCTCTTACCGTGGGCTGACCTACAATGCCAGCTACACCTGTTGCTGTAGGGAGCGCTGCAAtcagccccccagcccagacacccaaCTGAGAAGGCTGCTGGGATTGACCAAGGACCCTACACCCAACTCCCTGGACGCCTGTCCCACACCAGCTACCTTGTAG
- the bncr gene encoding protein Bouncer, translated as MPTTTSSSSPRPEGYWAGCVFLFLCLMMPAVPGANLLCYYSYITPRNKSVELILSECPPTKLCFTADGRYGNYSALIARGCMWKADCSKVHPHVLRGTRFTMQYACCDYNYCNSGPRVTACSFPLILTLLLVSAQT; from the coding sequence atgcccaccaccacctcctcctcctcccccaggccagAGGGGTACTGGGCGGGGTGTGTGTTCCTGTTCCTCTGCCTGATGATGCCCGCCGTGCCTGGTGCCAACCTGCTGTGCTACTACAGCTACATCACTCCCAGGAACAAAAGTGTGGAGCTCATCCTGTCGGAGTGTCCTCCGACCAAGCTGTGCTTCACCGCTGACGGGCGTTATGGCAACTACAGCGCGCTCATCGCCCGGGGCTGCATGTGGAAGGCAGACTGCAGCAAGGTCCACCCCCATGTGCTTCGAGGAACCAGGTTCACCATGCAGTACGCCTGCTGTGATTATAACTACTGTAACTCGGGCCCTCGTGTTACGGCCTGTTCCTTTCCCCTCATACTTACCCTGCTGCTGGTCAGCGCACAAACCTGA